A genomic stretch from Setaria viridis chromosome 1, Setaria_viridis_v4.0, whole genome shotgun sequence includes:
- the LOC117841528 gene encoding uncharacterized protein — MAEEGYKVTLNVYDLSNGLARQLSTSFLGKPIEAIWHTGVVVYGNEYFFGGGIQSTPAGSTPYGRPMRVVELGVTHVPREVFEDYLRDIAPRFTAETYRLLTHNCNNFSNEVAQFLVGAGIPEYILNLPSEVMSSPMGPLIMPMIQNLESTLRNNAAPQATQFVPTPASVSVPPAPDKAAVKREEPAPPAAAAEASKEAAAPASAPAPAADPLGSARGKVQEEVMREFAAIMASGTLRASEAAALAMRRVMERHGDGATMQQG, encoded by the exons GAGCAACGGCCTCGCCCGGCAGCTCTCCACCTCCTTCCTCGGCAAGCCCATCGAGGCCATCTG GCACACGGGCGTGGTGGTTTACGGGAACGAGTACTTCTTCGGCGGCGGGATCCAGTCGACGCCGGCGGGCTCGACGCCGTACGGGCGGCCGATGCGGGTGGTGGAGCTGGGCGTCACGCACGTCCCGCGCGAGGTCTTCGAGGACTACCTCCGCGACATCGCGCCGCGCTTCACGGCGGAGACGTACCGCCTCCTCACCCACAACTGCAACAACTTCAGCAACGAGGTCGCGCAgttcctcgtcggcgccggcatCCCCGAGTACATCCTCAACCTCCCCTCCGAGGTCATGTCCAGCCCCATGGGCCCGCTGATCATGCCCATGATCCAGAACCTCGAGTCCACCCTGCGGAACAACGCCGCGCCGCAGGCCACGCAGTTCGTGCCCACGCCCGCCTCCGTCTccgtgccgccggcgcccgATAAGGCCGCCGTCAAGCGGGAagagcccgcgccgccggcggcggcggctgaggcTTCGAAGGAAGCTGCCGCTCCCGCTTCTGCTCCCGCTCCTGCAGCTGACCCGCTCGGGAGCGCGAGGGGGAAGGTGCAGGAGGAGGTGATGAGGGAGTTCGCGGCGATCATGGCGAGCGGGACGCTGCGGGccagcgaggcggcggcgctggcgatgCGCCGGGTCATGGAGcgccacggcgacggcgccacCATGCAGCAGGGCTAG